Within the Desulforegulaceae bacterium genome, the region TGGTATTTTCAGAGATATAATGGGAACAGGCCTTGGCTCCAAACTTATAATGGGAAGTTATGGGTTTTGCACTGGTTTAAGAGATTATAACGGAGAATTAAAACCCAAACTTCACCCAAGAAGACTGCTTGACGGAGCTATAGAAGGTGCCAAAGAGGGTGGAAATAAAAGCGGAGTTCCAACCACTTTTGGGCAAGTATATTTTGACAATAGATATATAGGTAAGTGCCTTGTTTATGTTACAGCTCTTGGTCTTATGCCAAAAGAAGTAAATGGAAAACCCTGCCATGAAAAAACCACATCTCCAGGTGAATTAATAGTAATTTGCGGAGGGCGGGTAGGAAAAGACGGAATTCACGGTGTTACAGCATCTTCAGAAACTTTTTCAGAAAGCACTCCAGCTGGCCATGTTCAGATAGGAGACCCTTACAGCCAAAAGAAAATGCACGATTTTCTTTTAGAAGCAAGGGATCTTGGGTTGATGACTTTTATCACAGACAATGGCGGAGGCGGGCTTTCATCTTCCATAGGCGAGTCAGCAAGATTAAGTAATGGATGTGTGGTAGATCTGGAAAAAGTTCCTCTTAAATATGAAGGACTTGATCCTTGGGAAATTTGGATTTCAGAATCACAGGAAAGAATGACAGCTGCTGTTAAAAAGGAAAATATTGATAAATTTCTTTCTCTTTCAGCCAAACATGAAGTTGAATCAACTATAGTAGGTGAATATACAGATTCAGGAATGCTCCATGTAAAATGGAATAATAAAACAATTGCCTACGTTGATATAGATCTTCCCGAAAAAGGATTTCCCCAGTGGAATTTTGAAGCAGAATGGTCATCTCCAAAATCAAGGGGAATGAATGAACCTGTAATTACTCCGCCTTCAGATTATAATCTTTTGGGTCTCAAACTTCTTTCTTCTCCAAATATTTGTTCCAAAAAATGGATCACAAGGCAATATGATCATGAAGCTCAGGGAACAAGTGTTATAAAGCCTCTTACAGGAGTTAATAAAAACATTCCTTCAGATGCTTCAGTAATAAGACCAAACTTAAAAACTGATAAAGGTCTTGTGTTTACCCAGGCAATCAATCCGGGATATTCAGACATTGACACTGATAATATGACAAGGCTTGTTGTTGATGAGGCATTTAGAAGACTTGTGGTAACAGGTGCTGATCCTTTTAAAATAGGCGGGGTGGACAATTTCTGCTGGCCTGGAATAAGCTTTGATGAAAAAACAAACCCAGATGGTAAACTAAAAGCTGCAAAACTTGTAAGATCTTGTCTTGCTCTAAAAGACATTTGCCTTGAATATAAAGTCCCTCTTTTGTCAGGTAAGGACAGTATGTATGTTGACGGACATTTAAAAGGGCCTTACGGTGAAACAAGAAAAGTTTCTGCCCCTGAATCTTTGCAGTTTTCAGCATCAGGAGTAATTGATGACTGTAAAAAAGCTATTACCTCAGGATTTAAATTCTCAGGGGATAAAATTTATCTTCTTGGAAAAACCTTTGATGAGCTTGGAGGCTCTGAGTTTTACAGCCTTTTAAATGAAAAGGGAGTAAATATTCCTTTTGTAAATCAAAAAACAAACCTTGAAATTTATAAAAAATATTATGACTCAAATACAAAGGGCCTTATAAACTCAGGTAAATCACTTGGAAACGGAGGTCTTTTTACAGCCCTGGCATTTTCTTCAATGGCAGGTGGATTTGGAGTTCAGATAGAACTTGATAAAGTCCTTGCTGATGAAAAACTTGAAGATTTCAAAACTCTTTTTTCAGAATCTTCAGGAAGAATTCTTGCAAGCGTGTCTGAAGAAAACGCTTCAAAATTTGAAGAAATAATTGGGAAATCAAACTGCTGTGAAATAGGTTTTGTAAGGAAAGATAAAAACTTTATTGTAAATTCAGCGGGCAATCAAATAATCAATCTTAATGTTGATGACCTTGAATCAGCTTTTGAAAAAAGATTTGGAGACCTTATATGATGAAAGTCAAAGCCCTTGTACTTACTGGATTTGGTATTAATTGTGACAATGAAACAGCCCATGCATTAGAACTTGCAGGAGCTGTGGCAGATAAAGTGCATATTAACGATATTATAAGTAAAAATGTTTTACTAAAAGACTATAAAATTTTTGCATTAAGCGGAGGCTCAAGCTGGGGAGACGAGCATGGAGCAGGA harbors:
- a CDS encoding AIR synthase-related protein, producing the protein MIYKLETALKSSLKDPQGESLRKKAREYFNLELEKVRTINVLLFDLPISEKEFEFVSKEIFFNPVSEIYSFSQIEEEFDFCINIGFRPGVCDNPGKTAVEAISDILSKKFPKEYGVYSGKRYCIKGKNLSNEQVELIAGELLANETIQSWKVYSKDFVSKNGFPEDLVPKAVLNHQPEVKEIIFSTDDELNKISDERNLALNPNDVPVIREYFFDEKVISKRKGLGLSNPTDLELEFIAQARSDHCNHNTFQGKFLYTDKDTGEKFEIDNLFKVCIKDPTIKLKNELDWVVSVLWDNAGAAVFDENYNYTITGETHNSPSNMEAYGGAMTGILGIFRDIMGTGLGSKLIMGSYGFCTGLRDYNGELKPKLHPRRLLDGAIEGAKEGGNKSGVPTTFGQVYFDNRYIGKCLVYVTALGLMPKEVNGKPCHEKTTSPGELIVICGGRVGKDGIHGVTASSETFSESTPAGHVQIGDPYSQKKMHDFLLEARDLGLMTFITDNGGGGLSSSIGESARLSNGCVVDLEKVPLKYEGLDPWEIWISESQERMTAAVKKENIDKFLSLSAKHEVESTIVGEYTDSGMLHVKWNNKTIAYVDIDLPEKGFPQWNFEAEWSSPKSRGMNEPVITPPSDYNLLGLKLLSSPNICSKKWITRQYDHEAQGTSVIKPLTGVNKNIPSDASVIRPNLKTDKGLVFTQAINPGYSDIDTDNMTRLVVDEAFRRLVVTGADPFKIGGVDNFCWPGISFDEKTNPDGKLKAAKLVRSCLALKDICLEYKVPLLSGKDSMYVDGHLKGPYGETRKVSAPESLQFSASGVIDDCKKAITSGFKFSGDKIYLLGKTFDELGGSEFYSLLNEKGVNIPFVNQKTNLEIYKKYYDSNTKGLINSGKSLGNGGLFTALAFSSMAGGFGVQIELDKVLADEKLEDFKTLFSESSGRILASVSEENASKFEEIIGKSNCCEIGFVRKDKNFIVNSAGNQIINLNVDDLESAFEKRFGDLI